AATTGGGCGTTGGCTCAAACCGGGAGGGTATCTTTTATTTTCCCAGGAGCATCCCATTGCGACCGCAAAAAAAGTTCCCGACGGTTGGGTAAAAGGGGATGACGGTCGGAAAATTCACTGGATTACCGACAACTATAGCGAAGAAGGACTGCGAGAGCAAACCTGGTTTATAAACGGCGTAATCAAGTATCACCGAACCATGGCCACGCTTGTCAATACGCTCATCGATGAAGGTTTCCGCATTGCCAAAGTGGTAGAGCCTACGGCGCTGCCTGCGGCGGAAAAAATGAACTGCGAACTGAAAAATGAACGGAGGAGACCACCATTCGTTATAATCAAGGCCCAAAAGGATTGACCACCCGAACAGACAAGGTGACGGTTCTCTTGTCTTGACAAATTAGTCATCAAATTATTCATCCACAGTTAAACTAAAAAAATAAGGGGTGATAAAATTTGCCAAGACGGCAGCGGGAAAAGAGCAATAGTGGATATTACCATATTATGATCCGGGGAAATGACCGAAACAACATTTTTTACGATGAGGAAGATAAACTTCGTTTTATTGAAACCCTTTATCAAAAAAAGCAGGATAACGCATTTTTTCTGCATGCATTTTGCCTGATGGATAATCATGTTCATATGATGATACAGGAAGGAACAGAGGATATAGCTAATGTTATGAAGCGGATTACGATTAGCTATGTCTTTTATTTTAATCATAAGTACAAAAGGGTTGGACACTTATTTCAAGACCGATTTAAAAGTGAGAAAATCGAAGATGACCAGTATGTCCTGGCATTGGTTAGATACATTCATCAAAATCCAGTAAAGGCAGGGATAGTGAAAACAGCTGGGGACTATAAGTGGAGCAGTTATATCGGATATATGCAAGACAGCCATTATTTTCATAAAGTTGTAGATACTTATATGGTACTTGGGCTTTTTTCCGCCGATAAAGTGGTTGCAAAACGACAGTTTGATGAATACATAAATCAGGAATGCACGGATAAATTTTTAGATATGAAAGAGGAAGTCTCGAAAATGGATGAAGAGGATGCAAGAATACTCTTTGCGGAAATGGTCAGAATGCAGGGTGAAGACAAAAGAAGGGAGAATGCGGCAATGATCGAAGACATGCTAAAAGAATTTAGCGGCAGGACCAAGTTATCCATTCGACAGATTGCAGCGATTACCGGTTTAAATAAGGATAAGGTAAACAAGATGTTACGCAGTTAGACAAGAGAACCGTCACCTTGTCTACTAGCTCAAATAGTTTATTCCTATTCTTGCCAGTAAGGAAGATGTTCAAACCTATTTACACAAGATTTTCTGCACCCTCTTATTGCCAGCTCCCGACGGGCTTTCTGGCACACGAGTTTTTGCCAATGGTAGTAGGTTTTACACTTCTTTTGCCTATAAAATATCTCTCTGCATCACCACTTTACTAAAAATGGCTCATTTGCTAGCTGTTCCTTTTTATTTCATCTAGATAACTGTAGACAGTTACTTTAGAAATATTTAGTTTTTCCGCTACTTTTTCTATATTTCCTTTAATAAAGAATAACCCTTTTTTATCCATAAAATGAATCAGTTCGATTTTATCTTTTCTTTTCATTTTTCCAATGTCGCTGTTGCTGATTATTTTATTAATTAACTCATCTGCTATTTCCGTAACATTTGCCAAAGGCTCGAAATCGTCCGAGATAGTCTCTTGTTCGACGGCCAAGAATTCATCCAATAAACACTTTGCATTTTTAAAGTTTTCTAAATCGTAATTTATACATAGAGCACCGATGACTCTGCCTTCGATATTGCGTATTAAAGCGGTAGAAGACTTCATTTCTTTGCCGTTTTCTGTTGTCGTCACGTAATTTGCGGTGAAATCGTCTTCAAATTTTTTAGATAAAAGAACATCCTTGATCAAATGTTCAAAAGTCTGGCCGACTTTTCTGCCGGTTACGTGGTTATTAACGGTGTAGACTACAGAATTTTGCGGAATAGACAGGTCGTGGACAACTACTTCGCAGTTCGTGCCGAATGTTTTGGCGATCATGTTTGCTATAGGAATCAAATGTTGTAACTCTTTTCGTATTTGCGTCAATGATATCACTCCTCTTGCATATAAAAAATATTTGATTATCCCACTTGAAATCTGTTGTAAAACTCATAAGATGCAGTTAAAAATCAGAAGAAAAGTTCACTCAAACATCCGATGAAATTGGGCATTCATCTCGAATTATAGAATTGAGGTGAGTAAAGTGATAGGCAAACCAGCTTCATGGACGTGCAAACATGTCTTGAAAAACCCATTGTACAGCGACAGTATTTACGGCTTACTGGCGGAATGGGGTGAACGGTTAATTCAAGAAGACAATTTCACCGAGCTGTTTAAAAGAGATAATCAGAAGAAAATATACATAACCATTGACGATATATAAAAAAATATATATTATTAAAAACATCAGATGGAATATGTGTATAAATATATAATATTTTATATAAAAAGTCAACTTTGCTTATAAATTTATATAATAAAGCAAGACTTATGGTCAAGTCTTGTTTATTAATTACATGAGGGGTGGAAAAATGAAGTTTGTATGTTCAGTCTGTGGTAAAACCTACGGGGCAGATGAGTTGGTTATAAGTTGCTCTTGTGGTGGCTATTTAAAATTAGCTTTTCCTTTTCAAACCCTGAAAAAAAAGGATATCGTCACCAGTGACCATTCCCTATGGCGCTATGAGAAGGCCTTACCGTTTCCTAAAAGCGAGATTTTCGCTAGCTTGGGTGAAGGGATGACCCCCTTGGTGCAGGCAAAGTTAAACGGTGTTTCGCTGCTGTTCAAAACGGACTATGTGATGCCAACAGGTTCCTTCAAGGACCGGGGCGCGGTCATGGTAATCAACTATTTGAAAAAGCACGGGGCTGCCCGGATTGTAAACGATTCTTCCGGTAATGCTGCCGCATCTTATGCCGGGTATTGCGCTGTAGCGGAATTGGCCTGCGATATTTTCGTCCCGGCTGATACCTCTGATGGTAAGCTTACCCAGATTGAAATGTATGGAGCACGCGTTACCAAAGTGCCGGGAACACGGGATGATGTCACAATAGCGGCTAAAAAAGCAGCTGAAGAGTCCAAAGGAACGGCCATTTACGCAAATCATAGCTGGCATCCGCTCTTTCTACAGGGTACCAAAACGCTGGCTTACGAGATTTGGGAGCAGATGGGCTGGGATGTACCGGATAATGTAATAGTACCGTTTGGCGGCGGGAGTTCGCTGATTGGATTATACTACGGATTTAGTGAACTACTGTCAGCGGGGGAGATAACGAATATACCGCGGCTTTATGCAATTCAGTCGCAAAATTGTAATCCTCTGTACGCCATATATATTGGCAAAGAGGATAGTGCACAATGTTTGCCAACTTTAGCGGAAGGATTAGCGCTGGCAAAACCGGTAAAAAGATATGAAGCGTGTGACATTGTGCGAAAAACAAAAGGAGCGGTCGAGGTGGTCAGTGAAGAGGAAATCGTAACGGGGCTACGCTTGGCAGCCAAAGTCGGCTTCTATGTGGAACCTACCACAGCGGTTGCTATTGCCGGTACAATTCGTCTCCTCCAGAACAAGGTGATTCAAGCTGATGAAAAAACGGTGGTTCTACTTACAGGAAGCGGGTTAAAGGCTACAGATAAGATTGCTTCAGTTATGAAATCCTAGTTTGCCGCTTAAAACAAAGAACAAGCGGGCGGTGGCTTTGAACGCGGAAAATGATTTGCTAGCTTTTCAATCTTGTAAATAGTTTTTGAATATATGCCATTGGTGGTACGTCTATATTGATATAAGAGAAGGCTTGGCTTGCAATATTTACCTGTTTCTATTTTCTCTGCTGAATGGATTGCTTTAGGTGAAGGCAAAGACAAGAACAAGTATAAATCCTTCACCCAATCTGAAAAAAGAGTTCCATGTTTATTTTTAATAAGTTATATTATCCTTGTTATAGCTATTATTATTTATAAATTTGATGCAATTATTAATTTTATAAAATGATATATATTGGCTTGATGAAAAATATAGGGATAGGAAGGGATTTTGTTTTTATTACCTCATGTGTGACGAATCAATATTCCTGTTTTCGTGGTTGTTTGAAAATCCTAACGGGAATACTAACGGGATAATAGGCGGGATAGAGATTTATATAAATTCTGGCGAGAGAGTTTGATTAAGCCGAACATGTTAGAAGGAGTGCTGAAGAAACTTTCAGTGACTACCCATCCGTAGATGGATAGTTACGAATTTATTTATAACTCCTGCATGGACAAATTTTCCATGCAGCTTTTTTCTTATCCAGGGCAATCTAACCATATAAATTATTGGGAGGAATACATATGGAAACAACGCCCTACTATGATCCTAAGACCAAGAATCACGATGTAAACAGTTGTCATACCAACAAGCCCAATCGTTTAATCCATGAGAAGAGTCCATATTTGCTTCAACACGCATACAATCCTGTAGATTGGTTTCCTTGGGGTGAAGATGCATTCAACAAAGCACAACGGGAGAGTAAGGCTGTCTTTTTGTCCGTGGGATACTCATAGCTATGCTTGTAAATGGGGTTCTACGAGTCGACATGCCATTGGTGGTACGTCCGTAAAAATCACAAATTTGCTTATCCTAATCTGATAAAAATAACGAGATCCTACATTACTTACGCTAAGTTATGCAGGATTTTTTTATTGTGAAGAGTAAGGTAAATATTAATACAGAATATTGTTAATTTGGAGGTTATATGAGAATAACTGTTTTACTAATGGTATTACGTGATAAGCTATCTAAAGGAGTTGTTTTTTATGGATGGAGATGAAGGCGGATATTATAATAAAGAAATTGCAAATTATACACGCAAAAAACCTTTCAAATGCGAGGTTGGTGAGATTAAACTTTTATTAAATGGTGATACTATAGAAATTTTTGAGTTTAGTTTTATTCCTTCTAAAAATATGGGGAAGCCTCCAAAATTGCGATTAGAATTGAAACTTAATTTATCACAGCATTTAATTATTTTTGAGATGGTTAATCTCCCCAAAGAAGGTTTTTCTCTTATTAGAGCAATGAGTGTAAAAGGAAATATATTGTATGAATCATCGAAGTGGAGCATTAAGGATTTATGTAAATGGACTGGCGAACATGTAAAATATAATGAAGAAGAAATCAAGGAATTGACTCAAGTAGTAACTCGAATCAATACGTTTTTAAAAAATAATATAAAAGAAAGAAAAATGATAGATAATAAAACAAATACGTCTATAAAGAGTTGCAAATTAATCAATGAGAAAGATAAAAAGCTTGTGTCGGAAAAAATTAGATTCTCAAGTAAAGAAGTATCAATGATAAAAGAATTATCCTTAAGGTTTTGCAAAGAAGTTGAACCTTTACACCCGTTTAATAAAAAAAAGTGGTTTCAAGGTGCTTACCAAACAATGCAACGCACCAAAAAAGGGGGTGTAGCCGCCGAAATACGAGAAAATATAATGAATTACATCTTTTTAAATATTGCTAATTTACGAGTTATAGAGCCGAGTCAAGCTAATTTTGATGAATGGTTTTATGAATGCATATACTATATAAGTAATATTGGAAATCTTACATTTGGACAAGGACAAAAAATAGTTAATATACTCTTGAAATATCATTATTGTTATTACAATGCCGAGTTAAATCAGAAATGGAATATAGAATATGATTACTTAAAATCATTTTTTCGTTATTTTCATGCTCCGGTAGATGGTATTATACTTAAAAATTTAAAACGCAGATTTAATGATAATAGAATTAACTTTATAAAAATATCCCAGACACCGAAGTTCGTTATAGGTTCTGAAGAATTTCCATGGTCGAAATTAGATAACATCGATTACTACAGAAAAATTCAAGATTATATAGGAGAGCTAACAAGGTTTCACTCGTTGGTAGATAATAAGCTTGCTTTTGAAATGGTTGAGCTCTGGTTGTAAATCTAACACAGGGGATACAACGGTACCACGTCATGTTATGGAACGATTTTAGTGACATGTTTTAGAACAACTGATAAAGCCTTGAAAACATTGGATCTAAAGGCTTTTTCCCTTTTATAAACAGTTTTTAAATGCCATTAGTGGCATGTTCAAAAATAGTAACATTTTTCGTTAGAATATTTGATTGTAACAGGAAAAATTATGTAAAATGAAGAAAGATAGCCTTATCCTATTTTTAATTAAGGATATGACTATCTTTTTTAATTAATTTGTTTTGGAGGATATATGAAAAAGTATGATCGCAATGCATTGATTGAAATTGAGCAATGGAAAAATCCACCTAGAACATTTCTTACTAAAGTAGCAGATACAATAAATAAACCTTTAAGTAAAGTTGGAGAAATAATACTAGATAATAAAGTTGGGGAGGTTATTTCTAATTCTATACAAGGAATTATATCTTTGTTAAATGATGCTTCTTCTTGGAGCGTTCGAACTGATGCAATCTTTAGGGAATTTGAAGACAATGGATATTCAGTAAAAACAATAAGTGATATAGAAAAACTTCAATTGGAGGAGGTTGATCGAGTAGTAGGATTTTTAGGTGCTAAATATAAAACTACAGCTTTTGCAGAAGGTGCTGCGACGGGTGCTGCTGGAGGTCCAGGTATAGCTGCAGATATACCTTTACTATTTGGAATTGCCCTTAGAGCAATAGGTGAATATGCTACATATTATGGCTTTGATATAAATAGACAAGAGGAAAGACAATATATTTTAGATATTCTTATGCTCGTATCATCGCCTACTCAGGCAGCTAAGCAGCAAACAATGGTTGAGCTGACAAAAATAGCAAGTGCTGTTGCGAAAAAGAAAACATGGAAAGAAATAGAGAAAATTGGTTTGGCAACAACGCTTAAAAAAATAGGCGAACAATTAGGATTTAGGATGACAAAAGCAAAATTAGGACAGATCGTGCCAATTTTTGGTGCAGTTGTTGGTGCAGGGTATAATACCTATTTTATAAAATGTGTATGTGATGCGTCATATTTTTTATACAGAGAGCGTTTTTTAGCACGAACTTATGATTTTGAAATAGAATCGAAACTAGGGTAAATATATCTCGATTATAAATCATAAAATTCGTATTTTGGCGCCATAAGCTGTGATATATTGATTTAGTTAATTAAACGAGGTATGGAAAATTCGTGCTGGATCTGCAAGGTGGATAACCATCGATGGTATAAGACTACTTCAGAGGTTGTTAAAACTGTAAAGTCACTAAAGGGGGCTTACTCGTGTCTTTAAATTATGTAGAGCTTTCTGAAAAATATCGTCCTACCCGGATAAACACACTATTAATTGGGGAAGCCCCGCCACCTTGTGGTACAAAATATTTCTATTTGCCTCAGAAACTTAAAAGCAATATCTCTATTAGAGAAGATCGCTCATTGCCAGCAACTATTTTCTGGCATTACTTTCAGAGAAGACCTCAAGATGAGCAGGAATATACAGTGTTATTAGATAGACTAAAAAATGCGGGTATATTTCTCGTAGATATCTTGGATGAGCCGATTAAGATTAGGGGGAACAGGGAAAATGAGGCTAAGTTAGTTGCTGAAATCCCCAATTTGAAAAATAAGCTAGAGAATAGGAAAATTATCATTTCTGAAGAAAAAATGATTTTTTTACTGGCTCGAAATACATATAAAAAGATTATTAAAAAATATTTTAAAAGTGCATCGTTAATTCCGTGGATCGAATATCGCTTGAATGCTGAGGCAACGAATATCAAATAATATAAGTTGCATTTTGGAGAATTTTCGTATTGCCTTGTGGAATCATGCCTACAGTTCAATATATTCCTATTAACTCTACTATTTAGGTGTTTCTAAGGGCTCAGGGTGATTCTGACTTACACCTAAAATAGACATTGGTCAAATTATTGACCAATGTCTATTTTGGGTTTTCCAACGGCATCGTGGCATGTCATGTAAGTGAATTAAGGAGGTGCAAAATTAGATAAATCAAGAGCTCAGAGTTTGCTCGATTTAAAAGCTACGTTATCTAGTGGCATGTTATAGAAATAAATTGAGAGAGGCTCTATAGCATATAAATTAAGGACTTATCGTTCGTGAGGAGCGTATTTTTTCAATGACATGTAATGGAATAAGAAATGACATGTCATAGAACAGAGAATGGAGCCTTGCAGAGCCTGGTTTTACTGGCTTTTTAAGTTTGTAAACAGTTTTTGAAGATGACACTGGTGGCACGTCCGTAAAAGTAATATTTTTATATTTGCCTTTTAAATTAGTTGTTGCAAAAGTACATACCTTCGATTCTTACATTAGCTTTGCCACCGAAAAGAACCCTATTATTTAATGTCTTAAGCCAAATCATGTTGTAAGCCGAGTATTCACTATTTTGCTCAATGGAAATAGGTCTGCCATCCCACATATTATACTTCAGCATATAATAACCAAATGCTGAATTTCCAGAGCCGGTGGCCTTATCTTCTAGGTACCCAAATTTGGGAGCAAATACTCGTGTTCTGATTTTATTGTTGCTATTAGACAC
This window of the Veillonellales bacterium genome carries:
- a CDS encoding DUF255 domain-containing protein encodes the protein METTPYYDPKTKNHDVNSCHTNKPNRLIHEKSPYLLQHAYNPVDWFPWGEDAFNKAQRESKAVFLSVGYS
- a CDS encoding PAS domain-containing protein, with protein sequence MTQIRKELQHLIPIANMIAKTFGTNCEVVVHDLSIPQNSVVYTVNNHVTGRKVGQTFEHLIKDVLLSKKFEDDFTANYVTTTENGKEMKSSTALIRNIEGRVIGALCINYDLENFKNAKCLLDEFLAVEQETISDDFEPLANVTEIADELINKIISNSDIGKMKRKDKIELIHFMDKKGLFFIKGNIEKVAEKLNISKVTVYSYLDEIKRNS
- a CDS encoding EcsC family protein produces the protein MKKYDRNALIEIEQWKNPPRTFLTKVADTINKPLSKVGEIILDNKVGEVISNSIQGIISLLNDASSWSVRTDAIFREFEDNGYSVKTISDIEKLQLEEVDRVVGFLGAKYKTTAFAEGAATGAAGGPGIAADIPLLFGIALRAIGEYATYYGFDINRQEERQYILDILMLVSSPTQAAKQQTMVELTKIASAVAKKKTWKEIEKIGLATTLKKIGEQLGFRMTKAKLGQIVPIFGAVVGAGYNTYFIKCVCDASYFLYRERFLARTYDFEIESKLG
- the thrC gene encoding threonine synthase, which encodes MKFVCSVCGKTYGADELVISCSCGGYLKLAFPFQTLKKKDIVTSDHSLWRYEKALPFPKSEIFASLGEGMTPLVQAKLNGVSLLFKTDYVMPTGSFKDRGAVMVINYLKKHGAARIVNDSSGNAAASYAGYCAVAELACDIFVPADTSDGKLTQIEMYGARVTKVPGTRDDVTIAAKKAAEESKGTAIYANHSWHPLFLQGTKTLAYEIWEQMGWDVPDNVIVPFGGGSSLIGLYYGFSELLSAGEITNIPRLYAIQSQNCNPLYAIYIGKEDSAQCLPTLAEGLALAKPVKRYEACDIVRKTKGAVEVVSEEEIVTGLRLAAKVGFYVEPTTAVAIAGTIRLLQNKVIQADEKTVVLLTGSGLKATDKIASVMKS
- a CDS encoding transposase, whose translation is MPRRQREKSNSGYYHIMIRGNDRNNIFYDEEDKLRFIETLYQKKQDNAFFLHAFCLMDNHVHMMIQEGTEDIANVMKRITISYVFYFNHKYKRVGHLFQDRFKSEKIEDDQYVLALVRYIHQNPVKAGIVKTAGDYKWSSYIGYMQDSHYFHKVVDTYMVLGLFSADKVVAKRQFDEYINQECTDKFLDMKEEVSKMDEEDARILFAEMVRMQGEDKRRENAAMIEDMLKEFSGRTKLSIRQIAAITGLNKDKVNKMLRS